Proteins found in one Helicobacter sp. NHP19-003 genomic segment:
- the fliP gene encoding flagellar type III secretion system pore protein FliP (The bacterial flagellar biogenesis protein FliP forms a type III secretion system (T3SS)-type pore required for flagellar assembly.): MLASCVLLGATLKDPVIPTINLSLSAPHTPTQLVTTLNVVLVLTLLVLAPSLILVMTSFIRLIVVFSFLRTALGTQQTPPTQILVSLALILTFFIMEPAAKKSYDTAIKPYLAEKISYTEAFEVGIVPFKEFMLQNTREKDLALFFRIRHLENPKNPSAVPLTVLVPAFMISELKTGFQIGFLLYLPFLVIDMVVSSILMAMGMMMLPPVMISLPFKILVFILVDGFNLLVENLVASFKHLS, encoded by the coding sequence GTGCTTGCCTCTTGTGTGTTGCTAGGGGCCACACTTAAAGACCCTGTGATCCCCACGATCAATTTGTCGCTCAGTGCCCCACACACGCCCACGCAGTTGGTAACGACCCTAAATGTGGTGTTGGTACTCACGCTCCTAGTGCTCGCGCCCTCTTTAATTTTGGTGATGACCAGCTTTATCCGCCTGATTGTGGTGTTTTCCTTTTTACGCACCGCCCTAGGCACACAACAAACCCCCCCCACGCAAATTTTGGTGTCTTTGGCGTTGATTTTGACCTTTTTTATCATGGAGCCCGCCGCCAAAAAGAGTTACGACACCGCTATCAAGCCCTATTTAGCCGAAAAGATTTCTTACACTGAAGCTTTTGAAGTGGGCATCGTGCCCTTCAAAGAGTTCATGCTACAAAACACCCGTGAGAAGGATTTAGCCCTGTTCTTTAGAATCCGCCACTTAGAAAACCCCAAAAACCCCAGCGCTGTCCCTTTAACCGTGCTGGTACCCGCCTTTATGATCAGCGAGCTAAAAACCGGGTTCCAAATCGGCTTTTTGCTCTATCTACCTTTTTTGGTCATTGACATGGTCGTGAGCTCCATTTTGATGGCGATGGGGATGATGATGCTCCCCCCCGTGATGATCTCTTTGCCCTTTAAAATCCTAGTGTTTATTTTAGTGGACGGCTTTAACCTCTTGGTGGAGAATTTAGTGGCCAGCTTTAAACACCTCTCTTAG
- a CDS encoding DUF4149 domain-containing protein, whose amino-acid sequence MLSLWRVLVLLALGVGVGVVLFSGACVAPILFKTPEILDQHNAGVLMGRIFVRGNFLLNALGCVLILDSLVLWAVHKSGLRFFHLAGVALIGLFSFYYTPYILNAQATNATATPEFAAMHAQSEILFKALFGLLLISFIWRTLLKPKRGV is encoded by the coding sequence ATGCTCAGCTTGTGGCGTGTGTTGGTGTTGCTGGCTTTGGGTGTGGGTGTGGGCGTGGTGCTCTTTTCTGGGGCGTGTGTCGCCCCCATTCTCTTTAAAACCCCCGAGATTTTAGACCAACACAATGCAGGGGTGCTGATGGGGCGCATTTTTGTGCGGGGCAACTTCCTTTTAAACGCGCTGGGGTGTGTGCTCATCTTAGACTCTTTGGTGCTGTGGGCGGTGCACAAGTCGGGCTTGCGCTTTTTTCATCTAGCAGGGGTGGCACTCATCGGCCTGTTTAGCTTCTACTACACCCCCTACATTTTAAATGCCCAAGCCACAAACGCCACCGCCACCCCCGAGTTTGCTGCCATGCACGCCCAAAGTGAAATTTTATTTAAAGCTTTGTTTGGCTTGCTCTTGATCTCGTTCATTTGGCGGACACTTTTAAAACCTAAGAGAGGTGTTTAA
- a CDS encoding outer membrane protein: MEFSKKFLPLVFLACGGALSAEQSAFFIGGVYEVGGSTFKARIDGKNPNNVNRTAITQGVGARVGYNLLFGQKGYVGLRFYGFYNWGLTNFGKVVWNKNANFGKNTFNLSGYGVGADLLVNLFNGEKSNLGIFGGVAVGGNTWSAVHGSGATRFQWMVNVGVRAVIARHSAFEVGVKIPMLATHVPNPVFDGINLSLKRDWAFTAAYYFLF; encoded by the coding sequence ATGGAGTTTTCTAAGAAGTTTCTACCCCTTGTCTTTTTGGCTTGTGGAGGGGCTTTAAGCGCAGAGCAAAGCGCGTTTTTCATCGGCGGCGTGTATGAAGTGGGCGGCTCGACCTTTAAGGCGCGCATCGATGGCAAAAACCCCAACAATGTTAACCGCACTGCCATCACGCAGGGCGTGGGGGCACGGGTCGGGTACAACCTACTCTTTGGACAGAAGGGTTATGTCGGTTTGCGTTTCTATGGTTTTTACAACTGGGGTTTAACTAACTTTGGTAAGGTGGTGTGGAATAAAAATGCGAACTTTGGCAAAAACACCTTTAACTTGTCCGGCTATGGAGTGGGGGCAGATTTACTCGTTAACCTGTTCAATGGCGAAAAGTCCAACTTAGGGATTTTTGGCGGTGTGGCTGTGGGGGGCAACACATGGTCAGCGGTGCACGGGAGCGGAGCAACTCGCTTTCAGTGGATGGTCAATGTGGGCGTTAGGGCGGTCATCGCCAGACACAGTGCCTTTGAAGTGGGCGTGAAAATCCCCATGCTGGCAACCCATGTGCCAAACCCTGTGTTTGATGGCATTAATTTGTCCTTAAAACGGGATTGGGCATTCACCGCCGCTTATTACTTCTTGTTCTAA
- a CDS encoding flagellar hook-basal body protein produces the protein MTNGYYAATGGMVTEFNRLDQISNNLANLNTAGFKRDDVVVGDFLRLYQNYRDKLPLPDQTKQAAKYLNRNLDRVPIIVERYTDYSLGPMQKTDNELDFALSDPNAYFAVQTPQGIAFTRDGSFTIDAQGFLSTKEGYHVLSRGGLENGAGIQMLPGASVSVSPNGDMFFRQGARKCPGALAVVGFQSQKLLKKIGDNLYTYPQDKMEERIELNAPVVRQHFLEKSNVNAVIEMTRLIEANRLVDMYSKVLRTHMDDMHAEAISKLAARA, from the coding sequence ATGACAAATGGTTATTATGCAGCCACAGGGGGCATGGTTACGGAGTTTAACCGCTTAGACCAAATCTCCAACAACCTAGCCAACTTAAACACCGCCGGCTTTAAGCGCGATGATGTGGTCGTGGGCGATTTTTTGCGGCTTTACCAAAACTACCGCGACAAACTGCCCCTACCCGATCAAACCAAACAAGCCGCCAAGTACCTAAACCGCAATCTAGATCGCGTGCCCATCATTGTGGAGAGATACACGGACTACAGCCTAGGGCCCATGCAAAAGACGGACAACGAGCTAGACTTTGCCCTAAGCGATCCCAACGCCTACTTTGCAGTGCAAACCCCGCAGGGCATCGCCTTTACCAGAGATGGGAGCTTTACGATCGATGCACAAGGGTTTTTGAGCACCAAAGAGGGTTACCATGTCTTGAGCCGTGGGGGATTAGAAAATGGGGCGGGGATACAAATGCTCCCGGGGGCAAGTGTGAGCGTGTCGCCAAATGGGGACATGTTCTTTAGACAGGGGGCGAGGAAGTGCCCGGGGGCCTTAGCGGTCGTGGGCTTTCAAAGCCAAAAACTCTTAAAAAAAATAGGTGACAATCTCTACACCTACCCGCAGGACAAAATGGAGGAGCGCATCGAATTAAACGCCCCCGTTGTCCGCCAACACTTCCTGGAAAAGAGCAATGTCAACGCCGTGATTGAAATGACCCGCTTAATTGAAGCCAACCGCCTAGTGGACATGTACTCTAAAGTGCTAAGAACCCACATGGATGACATGCACGCCGAGGCCATCAGCAAGCTGGCAGCAAGGGCATAA
- a CDS encoding DedA family protein yields the protein MDLAHFQALFDSWGYLFLFVYSFGSGYIGLVLAAILSATGHMDIVKTMLVAGLGNFVGSCLLVWLGRTQKQEVRGYLHKHRRKLALVHLWIHKYGAWLIFFNKYIYGVKTLVPLAIGLSKFSFRQFVWLNALSCVLWALSLGEISYHASNWVRSSLEKDNAYSYLLPVCFIASLVGLWLWIAQISKKPHR from the coding sequence GTGGATTTAGCACATTTTCAGGCTTTGTTCGACTCGTGGGGATATTTGTTTCTCTTTGTCTATTCGTTTGGGAGCGGGTATATCGGGCTTGTGCTGGCGGCAATCCTAAGCGCCACGGGGCATATGGATATTGTTAAAACCATGCTTGTGGCGGGGCTGGGGAATTTTGTAGGCAGTTGTTTGTTGGTGTGGCTTGGGCGCACGCAAAAGCAGGAAGTTAGGGGCTATTTACACAAACACCGCCGCAAACTTGCTCTGGTGCATTTGTGGATACACAAATACGGGGCGTGGCTGATTTTCTTTAATAAATACATTTATGGGGTGAAAACCTTAGTCCCTTTGGCCATAGGCCTTAGCAAGTTTTCTTTTAGGCAGTTTGTGTGGCTCAATGCGCTCTCTTGTGTGCTGTGGGCTTTAAGCCTAGGGGAGATCTCCTACCACGCCAGCAACTGGGTGCGCAGCTCTTTGGAAAAGGACAATGCCTACTCTTACCTTTTGCCTGTGTGTTTCATCGCCAGCTTGGTGGGGCTGTGGCTGTGGATTGCGCAGATTTCCAAAAAACCACATCGTTAG
- a CDS encoding flagellar protein FlgN — protein MKRLRLIYFLCSLIAHAHPYSSYLDGAFFSFGMDAGGGNVLESSHTQPSSDIQKINAYHEELKDYQNAMNTLQANKTQTMQTLQTLLQDLQNLNLPSSASLIAQIQTAIRTQNIESVSGIADSVAAYQQYLEKIISGYESQNQALVNQAQQEIAQYKKELSQANSQNKQALENAINTFNSFNQQIKSAANALGITYTPLSLPPPLNSNSNISSLTPQQASNALQALADEVNQIASIVGGDISKLGQASQKIAIDYLNQSNTLKNDESSAVTNALNQIVGITQTVGRAFHNQWVNYANGQTFFLNNASIAKEGYINAGDTCVFDIIINNQASSIHHCGYEGGTTGVLNSFTSAASKYGLTPQEIWNTLFNVAELKKNVYIGPSNCSRGDCSGVNPKTAIAGMQNFFNFMNGYVGAANFAGNFTNSKLYSSIDNDLMAGDFSPVTNFVDAYVKTFVPDMLQTFVLNPVWLMSLVPGAHTYNGPPATPSASQKNEVVSKWNSPNVKYCYDSPAIGLDFSQGYAVCGYNWWAQAMFMGYFGYLTNQTGALESILTNQLATVTSAITAASNATNAYNTFKAKNPQPSNPDYKVPTLPNPPIPKPVPAPPIPHISTNATPLPTVNKPQPPCSLSPRKTYRKARCS, from the coding sequence ATGAAGCGACTCAGGCTGATCTATTTTCTCTGCTCCCTCATCGCCCATGCACATCCTTATTCTTCCTATTTAGACGGGGCGTTTTTCTCCTTTGGCATGGATGCAGGCGGGGGCAATGTTTTAGAGAGCAGCCACACCCAACCCAGCAGCGACATCCAAAAAATCAACGCTTACCACGAAGAGCTCAAAGACTACCAAAATGCCATGAACACTTTGCAGGCCAACAAGACTCAAACCATGCAGACCTTGCAAACCCTGCTGCAAGATTTACAAAATCTCAACTTGCCCTCCTCTGCTAGCCTCATCGCACAAATCCAAACAGCGATCCGCACCCAAAACATAGAGAGTGTGTCTGGCATCGCCGATAGTGTAGCCGCCTACCAGCAATACTTAGAGAAAATCATCAGTGGCTATGAGAGCCAAAACCAAGCCCTAGTTAACCAAGCCCAACAAGAAATTGCCCAATATAAAAAAGAACTTTCACAGGCCAATAGCCAAAACAAGCAGGCCCTAGAAAATGCGATCAACACCTTTAATTCCTTCAACCAACAAATTAAGAGTGCTGCTAACGCTTTAGGCATTACCTACACGCCCCTAAGCCTACCCCCTCCGCTCAATTCTAACAGCAATATTTCTTCCCTTACCCCCCAACAAGCCAGCAATGCCCTGCAGGCTCTAGCCGATGAAGTCAACCAAATTGCCTCCATTGTGGGCGGGGACATTAGTAAACTAGGGCAAGCTAGCCAAAAGATCGCCATTGACTACTTAAACCAATCCAACACGCTTAAAAACGATGAAAGCAGTGCCGTTACAAATGCTTTAAACCAAATTGTTGGCATCACCCAGACCGTAGGGCGGGCTTTCCATAACCAATGGGTCAATTACGCCAATGGACAGACCTTTTTTCTCAACAACGCCTCCATTGCTAAAGAGGGATATATCAATGCGGGCGACACCTGTGTGTTTGACATCATCATCAATAACCAAGCAAGTAGTATCCACCATTGTGGCTACGAGGGGGGGACAACTGGTGTGCTAAATAGCTTTACAAGTGCGGCAAGCAAATACGGCCTAACCCCTCAAGAAATTTGGAACACCCTTTTTAATGTCGCTGAGCTCAAAAAAAATGTCTACATCGGCCCTTCTAACTGCTCTAGAGGGGATTGTAGCGGTGTAAACCCCAAAACAGCCATAGCGGGCATGCAGAACTTTTTTAACTTTATGAATGGCTATGTGGGGGCAGCTAATTTTGCGGGTAATTTCACCAACTCTAAACTATACAGCTCCATTGACAACGATCTCATGGCTGGTGATTTTAGCCCTGTTACCAACTTTGTCGATGCCTATGTCAAGACTTTTGTGCCCGACATGCTCCAAACCTTTGTGCTCAACCCGGTGTGGTTGATGAGTTTAGTGCCCGGGGCACACACATACAATGGACCCCCTGCGACCCCTTCGGCTTCTCAAAAAAATGAAGTGGTTTCCAAGTGGAATAGCCCCAATGTAAAATACTGCTACGATTCGCCAGCCATTGGTTTGGATTTTTCACAGGGCTATGCGGTGTGTGGGTATAACTGGTGGGCGCAGGCGATGTTTATGGGTTATTTTGGGTATTTAACCAACCAGACTGGCGCGCTAGAGAGTATCCTCACAAATCAGCTTGCCACAGTAACAAGCGCAATCACAGCCGCCAGCAACGCCACCAATGCCTACAACACCTTTAAAGCCAAAAACCCCCAACCCTCTAATCCCGACTACAAAGTCCCCACACTACCCAATCCCCCAATCCCCAAACCTGTCCCTGCTCCTCCCATACCCCACATCAGCACCAACGCCACGCCCCTGCCCACAGTCAATAAGCCCCAACCCCCCTGCTCACTTTCACCACGAAAAACCTACAGGAAAGCTCGGTGCAGCTAG
- a CDS encoding outer membrane beta-barrel protein has protein sequence MTKRVVVWLLLSLVPAQAHPYASYLDGVFLSFGMGLGGGSVLETGCDVPETDAGKMQAYNAKMAAYNDLKTALQQNQVQTVAKLKSLMNALSSLEPSSQALKLLANDPASGSVSTYQQYLNQILENYENANQQIINNAQNSVTGYKSALDTTTTQNQQSLTEAINIFNNVNTQIAKTDQSLKIPYTPMTLPSPLTPNTNVSSMTPTQVYSALQALKQTIDQAFATVNQQIQTLNPKIPSLTPPSISIATLPTAPQISSNAAALPSVAAPQKPLMAITNTGLQSKSLQLGVQTQVGYQKYFNSFFGVAYYGYLGYRYLYMSSFIKDSSGVDNVDRYQVGFGANMLFNLYSKIKKTRAKRPKIQAYGLFGGLLGMVDIWSASFSGSNTAYIRNNVNINAVFGLSLRVDQFKWSIGIHMPLINQMRNVSAPIDTGGFESLKIVDNYKSSALFMDFTEIF, from the coding sequence ATGACAAAGAGAGTTGTGGTGTGGCTGTTGCTCTCTCTTGTGCCAGCGCAAGCCCACCCCTACGCCTCCTACTTAGACGGCGTGTTTCTCTCCTTTGGCATGGGTTTGGGCGGGGGCAGTGTCTTAGAAACAGGTTGCGATGTACCTGAAACCGATGCTGGAAAAATGCAAGCCTACAATGCCAAGATGGCTGCTTATAACGATCTCAAAACTGCGTTGCAACAAAACCAAGTCCAAACGGTGGCTAAACTCAAAAGTCTGATGAACGCCCTCTCAAGTCTTGAACCCAGTTCCCAAGCGTTAAAGCTGTTGGCCAATGATCCAGCAAGCGGGAGTGTGAGCACCTACCAACAATATCTAAACCAAATCCTTGAAAACTACGAAAACGCCAACCAACAGATCATCAACAATGCCCAAAATAGCGTTACCGGTTACAAAAGCGCCCTGGACACCACCACCACACAAAACCAACAAAGCTTAACCGAGGCCATCAATATTTTCAATAATGTGAACACCCAAATCGCTAAGACCGATCAGAGTCTAAAAATCCCCTACACCCCAATGACTCTGCCCTCTCCTCTCACCCCTAACACCAATGTCTCTAGCATGACCCCTACACAAGTGTATAGTGCCTTGCAGGCCTTAAAACAAACAATAGACCAAGCCTTTGCCACCGTCAATCAACAAATCCAAACTTTAAACCCTAAAATTCCATCTCTGACCCCCCCCAGCATTTCTATTGCCACTCTCCCCACAGCCCCCCAAATCAGCTCCAATGCGGCCGCTTTGCCTAGTGTCGCCGCTCCCCAAAAACCCCTAATGGCCATCACCAATACGGGCCTGCAATCTAAATCTTTACAACTAGGTGTCCAAACGCAAGTGGGGTATCAAAAATACTTCAACTCCTTTTTTGGTGTTGCCTATTACGGCTATTTAGGCTACCGCTACCTCTACATGAGCTCCTTTATCAAAGACTCGAGTGGAGTCGATAATGTGGATCGCTACCAGGTGGGCTTTGGGGCCAACATGCTCTTTAATCTCTACAGCAAAATCAAAAAGACAAGGGCTAAGCGCCCTAAAATCCAAGCTTATGGGCTTTTTGGAGGGCTCTTGGGCATGGTCGACATTTGGAGTGCGAGCTTTTCCGGAAGCAACACGGCTTACATCCGCAACAATGTCAACATCAATGCTGTCTTTGGTTTGAGCCTGCGCGTGGATCAATTCAAATGGAGCATAGGCATCCACATGCCCTTGATCAACCAAATGCGCAATGTGAGCGCACCTATCGATACAGGAGGGTTTGAATCGTTAAAAATTGTGGACAATTACAAAAGTTCTGCGCTTTTCATGGACTTTACGGAGATATTTTAG
- a CDS encoding outer membrane beta-barrel protein, translated as MRPIISTSPAPMPTISVPNKPVLTFASGNLRANSLQLGMQTEGGYQKYFTPFFGVSTYGYLAYRYLYMGRAMSEQTNLNGLNRYSLGFGANLLTNFYSKIRKSKIGRVKIQTYGFFAGLLALGNMWNAYILQAPMQTRFNLNVDGVFGLSVRINRFKWSLGVHVPLVGQTQTIKAVSKEGLREELQLIDNYKSSQLFLNFTQIF; from the coding sequence TTGCGCCCCATCATCAGCACCAGCCCCGCCCCCATGCCCACCATCAGTGTCCCCAATAAGCCCGTTTTGACCTTTGCATCTGGCAACCTGCGGGCAAATTCCCTACAACTAGGCATGCAGACTGAAGGGGGGTATCAAAAGTACTTCACGCCCTTTTTTGGGGTGTCTACTTATGGCTACCTAGCCTACCGCTACCTGTATATGGGGCGTGCGATGAGCGAGCAGACAAACCTAAACGGGCTGAATCGCTACAGCTTAGGCTTTGGGGCAAATCTTTTGACCAACTTCTACAGCAAGATTAGAAAATCTAAAATCGGGCGTGTGAAAATCCAAACTTATGGCTTCTTTGCCGGACTTTTGGCTCTAGGCAATATGTGGAACGCCTACATTTTACAAGCTCCCATGCAAACCCGCTTTAACTTAAATGTCGATGGGGTCTTTGGCCTCAGTGTGCGGATCAACCGCTTTAAATGGAGCTTGGGTGTACATGTGCCTTTGGTGGGGCAAACCCAAACGATCAAAGCCGTGAGCAAAGAGGGCCTGCGCGAAGAACTGCAACTCATCGACAACTACAAAAGCTCCCAACTCTTTTTAAACTTCACACAAATTTTTTAA
- a CDS encoding outer membrane beta-barrel protein translates to MRPRHAFLSLLVCVPLGAHPTAHYLNGPFFAFGMGVGEGRLANRILDTTHNFSSNSVFLGMQTKWGEQNYFTPFIGVGYYGYFSYRYLYMDQWAKTTSEANNIDRYQVGFGANLLLNFYSKIVKTKSKHAKIRTFGMFGGLLAVANIWTLYFNNNTPYIRNNANIDAVFGLHMRFNRIKISLGVHMPIANETKYIKLPAGNQQFSMFEIVNNYKSSELFLNFTHLF, encoded by the coding sequence ATGCGCCCTAGGCATGCCTTTTTGTCTTTGCTGGTGTGTGTGCCCTTGGGTGCGCACCCCACCGCTCACTACCTCAATGGCCCCTTTTTCGCCTTTGGCATGGGTGTGGGGGAGGGGCGTTTGGCCAACCGCATTTTAGACACGACACACAATTTTTCGTCTAACTCTGTATTTTTGGGCATGCAAACCAAATGGGGGGAGCAAAATTACTTCACCCCCTTTATTGGTGTGGGCTATTACGGTTACTTCTCTTACCGCTATTTATACATGGACCAATGGGCGAAAACCACGAGCGAGGCCAACAACATCGACCGCTACCAAGTGGGCTTTGGGGCGAATTTATTGCTTAACTTTTACAGCAAGATTGTCAAAACAAAGAGCAAACACGCTAAAATCCGGACTTTTGGGATGTTTGGCGGGCTTTTGGCGGTGGCTAACATTTGGACTTTATACTTCAACAACAACACCCCCTATATCCGCAACAACGCCAACATCGATGCGGTTTTTGGCCTGCACATGCGCTTTAACCGCATCAAAATCAGCCTAGGAGTACACATGCCTATTGCCAACGAAACAAAGTACATCAAGTTGCCCGCGGGCAACCAGCAGTTTAGCATGTTTGAAATTGTCAACAACTACAAGAGTTCCGAACTCTTTTTAAACTTCACCCATCTGTTTTAG
- a CDS encoding peptidase U32 family protein, which translates to MVKSNLAELLAPAGNLTKLKIALDYGADAVYAGLGQFSLRNRASKAFDLESFKEGVAYTHSKGKKFYATLNGFPFNSQIKLLEEQLLRLADCRVDALIITTPGVLRLAQKLTPHIPIHLSTQANVMNVLDASAYHEMGVKRIVAAREMSLSDAVEIKKHLPDLEIEIFVHGSMCFAFSGRCLISALQHGRVPNRGSCANDCRFDYEYYIRNPDTGVLMRLEEEEGVGTHILNAKDLNLANHIAMILDTKAIDAFKIEGRTKSSYYAAITTKTYRTAIDDYYKNQHRPALYQAELATLKNRGFTEGYLVKRPHQRLDTQNFKTAISEGDYQVNGEVLEDGWHFLCKFTTRPNESYEVVLPYGAHLEPVANELGKLYSFEGKHYLCLYKIALENGQELESIHSGNANPVKLPAKLPARTFLRTKVA; encoded by the coding sequence TTGGTAAAAAGTAATTTGGCAGAATTACTAGCCCCAGCGGGCAATCTCACCAAGCTTAAAATCGCCCTAGACTATGGGGCGGATGCGGTTTACGCAGGCTTGGGGCAGTTTTCTTTAAGAAACCGCGCATCTAAAGCCTTTGATCTAGAGAGTTTTAAAGAGGGAGTGGCTTACACCCACAGCAAAGGCAAGAAATTTTACGCCACCTTAAACGGATTCCCTTTTAACTCCCAAATCAAGCTCTTAGAAGAGCAGCTCTTAAGGCTTGCCGATTGTAGGGTGGACGCGCTCATCATCACCACCCCGGGGGTGCTGAGACTTGCCCAAAAACTCACCCCCCATATCCCCATCCACCTATCCACCCAAGCCAATGTGATGAATGTTTTAGACGCTTCGGCTTATCACGAGATGGGCGTGAAGCGCATCGTGGCGGCAAGAGAAATGAGCCTGAGCGATGCGGTTGAGATCAAAAAACACCTACCCGACCTAGAAATTGAAATTTTCGTGCATGGCAGCATGTGTTTTGCCTTTTCGGGGCGCTGTCTCATCTCTGCCTTGCAACACGGGCGCGTGCCCAATCGGGGTTCTTGCGCCAACGATTGCCGCTTTGACTACGAGTACTACATCAGAAACCCCGACACGGGTGTTTTAATGCGCCTTGAAGAAGAAGAGGGCGTGGGCACGCACATTTTAAACGCCAAAGATTTAAATTTGGCCAACCACATCGCCATGATTTTAGACACCAAAGCCATCGATGCCTTTAAGATTGAGGGACGCACAAAATCCAGCTACTACGCTGCCATCACCACCAAGACCTACCGCACGGCCATAGACGACTATTACAAGAACCAGCACCGCCCCGCCCTTTACCAAGCCGAGCTGGCGACTTTAAAAAACCGCGGCTTTACCGAGGGATATTTAGTCAAACGCCCCCACCAACGCCTAGACACACAGAATTTTAAGACGGCGATCAGTGAGGGCGATTATCAGGTCAATGGCGAGGTCTTGGAGGATGGCTGGCATTTCTTATGCAAGTTCACCACCCGCCCAAACGAGTCTTACGAAGTGGTCTTGCCCTATGGGGCACACTTGGAGCCAGTGGCAAATGAGTTGGGCAAACTTTATAGTTTTGAGGGCAAACACTACCTCTGTTTGTATAAAATCGCCCTAGAAAACGGGCAAGAGTTGGAGAGCATCCACAGCGGCAACGCCAACCCCGTAAAACTCCCTGCCAAACTCCCTGCCCGTACATTCTTGCGCACGAAGGTGGCATAG
- the cheZ gene encoding protein phosphatase CheZ has translation MTQEELDALISGGGLEVAALEELEKSEGAEEVKGSREDKKEDTEENHYMKVDRKLAEKYGKVDSEEWPPPPPTEEHKVVHQLDDVTRDSEVKATQIFDQLDYINMSADGILKVLRKIKTPLQKHLEIFEVLAENFPLIQTFQTSLDETNEILQGINSIQEKAEGCLDSSMQAMDIMQFQDIHRQKIERVINVMRALTQYMNSLFEGNIEDSKRVSSASYIIGDDNENAASESDIEALIAAFGKK, from the coding sequence ATGACCCAGGAAGAATTGGATGCCTTGATAAGTGGGGGCGGTTTGGAAGTCGCCGCCCTTGAAGAGCTAGAAAAGAGCGAAGGAGCAGAGGAGGTTAAAGGGAGTCGCGAGGACAAAAAAGAGGACACAGAAGAAAACCACTACATGAAGGTGGATAGAAAACTCGCCGAAAAGTATGGCAAAGTCGATTCTGAAGAGTGGCCACCCCCACCCCCCACTGAGGAACACAAAGTCGTGCACCAGCTAGATGATGTAACGCGCGACTCGGAAGTGAAAGCCACCCAAATTTTTGACCAGCTTGACTACATCAACATGAGCGCAGATGGGATCTTAAAAGTTCTGAGAAAAATCAAAACTCCCCTACAAAAGCATTTAGAAATCTTTGAGGTGTTGGCCGAGAACTTTCCTCTTATCCAAACTTTCCAAACTTCCTTAGACGAAACAAACGAAATTTTACAGGGCATCAACTCCATTCAAGAAAAGGCAGAGGGTTGTTTAGACAGCTCCATGCAGGCGATGGACATCATGCAATTTCAAGACATCCACCGCCAAAAAATCGAGCGGGTCATCAATGTCATGCGGGCCTTAACGCAGTACATGAACTCTCTTTTTGAGGGCAACATTGAAGACTCCAAGCGGGTCAGCTCCGCTTCCTACATCATCGGGGATGACAACGAGAACGCGGCGAGTGAAAGCGACATTGAGGCTTTGATCGCCGCCTTTGGTAAAAAGTAA